In one Sphingobacterium daejeonense genomic region, the following are encoded:
- the dnaJ gene encoding molecular chaperone DnaJ, translating into MSKRDYYDVLGVSRTAEVTEIKTSYRKLAIKYHPDKNPGDKEAEDKFKEAAEAYEVLSNPEKRRRYDQFGHAGNSASGYGGGGMNMDDIFSQFGDIFGGGNPFESFFGGAGGSRGGRRVQRGTNLRIKVKLTLEEIAKGVEKKVKVNKQVKCNTCDGTGAKDKNSYHTCNTCGGSGSVRRVTNTILGQMQTTSTCPTCNGEGVEITAKCTSCKGEGLVRGEETISINIPAGVSEGMQLSMSGKGNAAPRGGIPGDLIILVEEVPHETLKRDGINVIYDLYINFADAALGTSVEIPTIDGKAKIKIEPGTQGGKILRLKGKGLPEVNSYHKGDQLVYVNVWTPKTVSKEEKELLEKLKNSANFKPQPGKSEKSFFERIKEYFE; encoded by the coding sequence ATGTCAAAAAGAGATTATTATGATGTTCTTGGTGTTAGCAGAACTGCTGAAGTTACTGAGATCAAAACATCTTATCGTAAATTAGCTATAAAATATCACCCGGATAAGAATCCAGGCGACAAAGAGGCTGAGGACAAATTTAAAGAAGCTGCTGAAGCCTATGAGGTATTAAGCAATCCTGAGAAAAGAAGGCGTTATGATCAGTTTGGCCATGCGGGTAATTCTGCATCTGGCTACGGTGGTGGCGGCATGAACATGGATGATATCTTCAGTCAGTTTGGCGATATATTCGGTGGCGGCAATCCTTTTGAAAGTTTCTTTGGTGGTGCTGGTGGTTCACGCGGTGGCCGTAGAGTTCAAAGGGGCACAAACCTTAGGATTAAGGTTAAGTTGACATTGGAGGAGATTGCTAAAGGAGTTGAGAAAAAAGTTAAAGTCAACAAACAAGTAAAATGTAATACTTGTGATGGTACTGGCGCAAAGGACAAAAACTCTTACCATACCTGTAATACTTGTGGCGGATCAGGATCTGTAAGGCGTGTGACCAATACCATATTAGGTCAAATGCAAACAACTAGTACTTGTCCAACATGTAATGGTGAAGGAGTTGAAATTACTGCGAAATGTACTTCATGTAAAGGTGAAGGATTAGTACGCGGAGAAGAAACAATTTCGATCAATATTCCGGCAGGTGTAAGTGAGGGCATGCAGCTTTCTATGAGTGGCAAAGGAAATGCTGCGCCTAGAGGCGGTATTCCTGGAGATTTAATCATCCTTGTTGAAGAAGTACCTCATGAAACATTGAAACGTGATGGAATCAATGTTATTTATGATTTATATATAAATTTTGCTGACGCGGCATTGGGCACAAGCGTTGAAATTCCTACTATAGATGGCAAAGCAAAAATAAAAATCGAACCAGGTACTCAAGGTGGAAAAATTCTTCGCCTAAAAGGTAAAGGTCTTCCGGAGGTTAATTCATATCATAAAGGCGATCAATTAGTCTATGTGAATGTTTGGACACCAAAGACAGTTTCGAAAGAAGAAAAAGAACTTCTTGAAAAATTGAAAAATTCGGCAAACTTTAAACCCCAACCAGGGAAAAGTGAAAAATCATTCTTTGAAAGAATCAAAGAGTATTTTGAGTAG
- the kdsA gene encoding 3-deoxy-8-phosphooctulonate synthase, translating to MINKYLPNIKNGSSSSFFLMAGPCAIEGEEIAMRIAEKIVTITDKYSIPYIFKGSYRKANRSKGNSFTGIGDEKALKILEKIGKTFGVPTVTDIHESQEAAMAAAYVDVLQIPAFLCRQTDLLNAAAETGKVVNIKKGQFLSAESMKFAVEKVQDAGNEKVILTDRGNTFGYQDLIVDYRGFPVMKSFNVPTVMDCTHSLQQPNQSSGVTGGKPELIETIAKAAIAVGADGLFIETHPDPANAKSDGANMLHLDLLDGLLEKLMKIRQAVL from the coding sequence AATGGCTGGTCCATGTGCTATAGAAGGTGAGGAAATAGCAATGCGAATTGCTGAAAAAATTGTCACGATCACTGACAAATATAGTATCCCTTATATTTTCAAAGGATCTTACCGCAAAGCAAATCGATCTAAGGGAAATTCTTTTACTGGAATTGGTGATGAAAAAGCACTAAAGATTCTGGAAAAGATTGGAAAAACCTTTGGAGTTCCCACGGTAACTGATATTCATGAAAGTCAGGAAGCTGCAATGGCAGCTGCATACGTCGATGTGCTGCAAATCCCAGCATTCCTTTGTAGACAGACTGATCTGTTGAATGCTGCTGCGGAAACTGGCAAAGTCGTGAATATTAAAAAAGGACAGTTCCTTTCTGCTGAATCAATGAAATTTGCAGTCGAAAAGGTTCAAGATGCTGGTAATGAAAAAGTAATCCTCACTGACAGAGGAAATACATTCGGATACCAAGATTTAATTGTAGACTATAGAGGGTTTCCAGTAATGAAATCCTTCAATGTGCCAACAGTGATGGACTGTACTCACTCTTTACAACAGCCAAACCAAAGCTCTGGTGTAACAGGAGGGAAGCCAGAATTGATCGAAACAATCGCTAAAGCTGCAATCGCTGTAGGTGCTGACGGACTATTTATTGAAACTCACCCCGATCCTGCAAATGCAAAATCCGATGGAGCAAATATGCTGCACCTTGATCTTTTGGATGGACTCTTGGAAAAATTAATGAAAATTAGACAAGCCGTTTTATAG
- a CDS encoding acyl-CoA reductase: MTRETRISAFVKLGEYLKSKELRESPFLENIVHRNAWYTRDNVLQQIDAISSNLTSDKLENWLREVPNHNIDKSVGLVLAGNLPLVGFHDIMTVLLAGFKAQIKVSSDDAGLTKFILDHLFEIEPLFKERVQFVEKLEHYDLVIATGSNNSARYFEYYFGKKPNIIRKNRNSISVLSGHETAEELKDLGHDIFDYFGLGCRSVSKIFYSIGLQYSKLVG; this comes from the coding sequence TTGACAAGAGAAACTAGAATATCAGCATTTGTAAAATTAGGAGAATACCTTAAATCTAAAGAACTCAGAGAGTCTCCATTTTTAGAAAACATAGTACATAGAAATGCCTGGTATACAAGAGATAATGTATTGCAACAGATCGATGCCATTTCTTCAAATTTGACTAGCGATAAACTTGAGAATTGGTTAAGAGAGGTCCCTAATCATAATATTGATAAATCTGTAGGTTTAGTATTAGCAGGAAACCTGCCTTTGGTTGGGTTTCATGATATTATGACGGTATTATTAGCAGGTTTTAAGGCTCAAATCAAAGTTTCGTCGGATGATGCTGGTCTCACGAAGTTTATTTTAGACCATTTATTTGAAATTGAACCTCTATTTAAAGAAAGGGTTCAATTTGTAGAGAAATTGGAGCATTATGATTTAGTCATAGCAACTGGCAGTAATAACTCTGCCAGATATTTTGAATATTATTTCGGGAAGAAACCAAATATAATCAGGAAAAACCGAAACTCAATTTCTGTTCTTTCTGGACATGAGACTGCTGAAGAATTAAAGGATTTGGGGCATGATATTTTTGACTATTTTGGTTTAGGATGTCGTTCCGTATCCAAAATATTTTATTCCATTGGATTACAATATTCCAAACTTGTTGGATAA
- a CDS encoding cell division ATP-binding protein FtsE, producing the protein MRETNTVIKLKHVDIYQQKHLVLSDVNLDIAQGEFLYLIGQSGSGKSSLLKIIYGDLYIATGEGMIAGFDLKKLHENDVPYLRRKLGIVFQDFHLLNDRTVEKNLEFALKATGWREKAQIENRIIDVLEKVGLRSKLKKMPHELSGGEQQRVVIARALLNNPEIILADEPTGNLDPATSEEIVLLLRDIAASGTAVLMATHDYQIIRNMPARILKTADGALHDNVSI; encoded by the coding sequence ATGAGAGAAACGAATACAGTTATCAAACTTAAACATGTAGATATCTATCAACAAAAACATCTTGTACTTTCTGACGTGAACCTTGATATCGCACAAGGAGAGTTCCTATACTTAATAGGGCAATCGGGTTCAGGTAAGAGTAGTTTATTAAAAATCATTTATGGTGATTTATATATTGCTACAGGAGAAGGCATGATAGCTGGTTTTGATTTAAAGAAACTTCACGAGAATGATGTTCCATATCTAAGGCGCAAGCTTGGTATTGTCTTTCAAGATTTTCATTTATTGAATGACCGTACTGTTGAGAAGAACTTAGAATTTGCTTTAAAAGCTACTGGCTGGAGGGAAAAAGCTCAGATTGAGAATAGGATTATTGATGTTTTGGAAAAAGTAGGTCTTCGTTCAAAATTGAAGAAAATGCCTCATGAATTATCCGGTGGTGAGCAGCAACGTGTTGTTATTGCTAGGGCTTTATTGAACAATCCTGAAATCATATTGGCGGATGAGCCGACAGGGAATTTGGATCCTGCTACTTCCGAGGAGATTGTTTTATTATTACGTGATATTGCTGCTTCAGGCACTGCTGTTTTGATGGCGACTCACGATTACCAAATTATAAGAAATATGCCTGCACGCATCCTCAAAACCGCTGATGGTGCGTTGCATGACAATGTCAGCATCTAA
- a CDS encoding fructose-6-phosphate aldolase, which yields MYVIKVKGVAKIPDYVQLRDDSFTLLAYFRVDRPDKSLDKIGLGDRADYIMDIVKELPFGQIKKIDL from the coding sequence ATGTATGTTATAAAAGTTAAAGGTGTTGCAAAAATCCCGGATTATGTTCAGTTGCGGGACGATTCATTTACACTTTTGGCATATTTCCGCGTGGATAGGCCAGACAAATCATTAGATAAAATCGGCTTAGGTGACAGAGCAGACTATATTATGGATATAGTTAAGGAGTTACCTTTCGGCCAAATTAAGAAAATCGACTTATAA
- a CDS encoding nucleotide exchange factor GrpE — MINENENIQDPEMNNSEENVEQGTSATDELTNKLNESNDKYARLVAEFDNYKKRTAKEKIDLMQSAGKDVILKLLPVVDDFDRSLSFMKDVPEDDPMKQGIDLVYHKLKKTMEQLGVREIDVVGQPFDPEFEEAITLIPAPTPDLKDKVIDVIEKGYTLNDSVIRFAKVVVGQ, encoded by the coding sequence ATGATAAACGAGAACGAGAATATTCAAGATCCAGAAATGAACAATTCGGAGGAGAATGTAGAACAAGGCACTTCAGCGACAGATGAACTAACAAATAAACTAAATGAATCAAACGACAAATATGCTCGTTTGGTTGCTGAGTTTGACAACTATAAGAAAAGAACAGCAAAAGAAAAGATTGATTTAATGCAATCTGCTGGAAAAGATGTAATCCTAAAATTATTACCTGTTGTGGATGATTTCGACCGTTCCTTGAGTTTCATGAAAGATGTTCCAGAGGATGATCCGATGAAGCAAGGAATAGACTTGGTTTACCACAAATTGAAAAAAACAATGGAACAACTTGGAGTTAGGGAGATTGATGTTGTTGGACAACCATTCGATCCTGAATTCGAAGAAGCCATTACCTTAATACCTGCACCTACCCCAGATTTAAAAGATAAGGTTATTGATGTTATAGAAAAAGGATATACTTTAAATGACAGCGTAATCAGATTTGCAAAAGTAGTAGTAGGTCAATAA